Proteins encoded in a region of the Cupriavidus pauculus genome:
- a CDS encoding acyl-CoA desaturase — protein sequence MFDTILDWAANGLANWSWWEITLFTLVVTHITIAGVTIFLHRCMAHRSLDLHPIAQHFFRFWLWLTTGMVTKEWTAIHRKHHAKCETEDDPHSPQTRGIRKVLMEGAELYREEAKNKETIAKFGHGTPDDWIERNVYSRFGWQGVGLMLIIDLALFGVIGMTVWAVQMLWIPIHAAGIINGLGHWWGYRNYDCEDASTNVSPWGIIIGGEELHNNHHTYPTSAKFSIKWYEFDVGWWYIRGMQAVGLAKVKKIPPKARLVEARPVDHNTLEAIIANRYDVMARYAKAVKGAFRQELDKLKEGRVAEYSNLKPARKWFHREETKLAATQRQQLASIVEQHKALHTFVEMRRELAVIWGRSNMTREQLLQALQAWCHRAEASGIEALQDFSLRLRRYA from the coding sequence TTGTTCGACACAATTCTTGACTGGGCCGCCAACGGCCTTGCCAACTGGTCCTGGTGGGAGATCACCCTCTTCACGCTCGTGGTGACCCATATCACCATCGCGGGCGTCACGATCTTCCTGCACCGCTGCATGGCGCACCGGTCGCTGGACCTGCATCCCATCGCCCAGCATTTCTTCCGGTTCTGGCTGTGGCTGACCACGGGCATGGTGACGAAGGAATGGACCGCCATTCACCGCAAGCACCACGCCAAGTGCGAGACCGAAGACGATCCGCACAGCCCGCAGACGCGCGGTATCCGCAAGGTGCTGATGGAAGGCGCCGAGCTCTATCGCGAGGAAGCCAAGAACAAGGAAACCATCGCCAAGTTCGGCCATGGCACGCCCGACGACTGGATCGAGCGCAATGTGTACTCGCGCTTCGGCTGGCAGGGCGTGGGCCTGATGCTGATCATCGATCTCGCGCTGTTCGGCGTGATCGGCATGACCGTGTGGGCCGTGCAGATGCTCTGGATCCCGATCCACGCGGCCGGCATCATCAACGGTCTCGGCCACTGGTGGGGGTATCGCAATTACGATTGCGAGGACGCTTCGACCAACGTGTCGCCGTGGGGCATCATCATCGGCGGCGAAGAGCTGCACAACAACCACCACACCTATCCGACGTCGGCCAAGTTCTCCATCAAGTGGTACGAGTTCGATGTGGGCTGGTGGTATATCCGCGGCATGCAGGCGGTGGGTCTGGCCAAGGTCAAGAAGATCCCGCCCAAGGCACGTCTCGTCGAGGCACGCCCGGTCGATCACAACACGCTGGAGGCGATCATCGCCAACCGCTACGACGTGATGGCCCGCTACGCCAAGGCCGTGAAGGGCGCGTTCCGTCAGGAACTGGACAAGCTCAAGGAAGGCCGCGTGGCCGAGTACAGCAACCTGAAGCCCGCGCGCAAGTGGTTCCACCGCGAGGAAACCAAGCTTGCGGCGACGCAGCGCCAGCAGCTGGCCAGCATCGTCGAGCAGCACAAGGCGCTGCACACGTTCGTGGAAATGCGCCGCGAACTGGCCGTGATCTGGGGCCGCTCGAACATGACGCGCGAGCAGCTGCTGCAGGCACTGCAGGCCTGGTGCCACCGCGCCGAGGCCAGCGGCATCGAAGCGCTGCAGGACTTTTCGCTGCGCCTGCGCCGGTACGCCTGA